Proteins encoded within one genomic window of Thermococcus celer Vu 13 = JCM 8558:
- a CDS encoding type II secretion system F family protein, whose amino-acid sequence MGIVDDTVDFLRFLIKKMNELLERIPGGKSVRERIGSIKELHQGIRRRSLAELEKELEEMLKRRKEEIKNPFSERFAEAILRYFKGPVDRLTSSLRGLDKDLYRANILMPKEKYVALMLGVAIFAGIFGFLFAYLLYMPIDTSLLIGLLSFMGGFMYMRYYPKTVWKRRVVEVERALPYVLRHMASLLSAGVGISEAILSVANADYGPISEEFELIIRDMRTGSSFEDALSKFDEKMASENISRVVKQILRAIKFGGNLSDILYKMAEDFSFEYRMKLMEYVQKVNGIAFIYMFMTIVMPTMFVVGILASSVMSQALIMPPGTLAIILLFAFPALSLIIVNMIKKGEPR is encoded by the coding sequence GTGGGCATCGTTGATGATACCGTCGACTTTCTAAGATTTTTGATTAAAAAAATGAACGAGCTCTTGGAACGAATCCCCGGTGGTAAGAGTGTCCGCGAGAGGATCGGATCCATCAAAGAACTACATCAGGGAATCCGAAGAAGATCCCTGGCAGAGCTGGAGAAGGAATTGGAGGAGATGCTTAAACGGAGAAAGGAGGAGATAAAAAATCCTTTTTCCGAGAGATTCGCCGAGGCTATACTGCGCTACTTTAAAGGTCCAGTTGACAGGCTTACAAGTTCATTGCGGGGTTTGGATAAGGATCTCTATAGAGCCAACATACTGATGCCCAAAGAGAAGTACGTTGCGCTCATGCTCGGAGTGGCGATTTTTGCTGGGATATTCGGATTCCTCTTTGCTTACCTTCTATACATGCCGATCGATACTTCCCTGTTAATAGGTCTCCTGAGCTTTATGGGCGGTTTCATGTACATGAGGTACTACCCGAAGACAGTGTGGAAGCGCAGGGTCGTCGAGGTGGAGAGGGCCTTACCCTACGTCCTGAGGCATATGGCATCGCTCCTTAGCGCAGGGGTTGGTATCTCCGAGGCCATCCTGTCGGTTGCCAACGCCGACTACGGTCCCATCTCCGAGGAGTTTGAGCTTATAATACGGGATATGAGGACGGGATCTTCCTTTGAGGACGCCCTCTCCAAGTTCGATGAGAAGATGGCCTCTGAGAACATCAGCCGTGTCGTCAAGCAGATACTCAGGGCAATAAAGTTCGGTGGGAACCTTTCCGATATCCTCTACAAGATGGCCGAGGATTTCTCCTTTGAGTACAGGATGAAACTTATGGAATACGTCCAGAAGGTTAACGGTATAGCGTTCATCTACATGTTCATGACGATAGTCATGCCCACTATGTTCGTCGTTGGGATACTCGCCAGCTCGGTGATGAGTCAGGCACTCATAATGCCCCCCGGGACCCTGGCCATCA
- a CDS encoding DUF515 domain-containing protein: MVVLNVSEDIEAKIRRLRELGRASAESETPQPIKTPVKKPPRRPRRIGSIREKERKKRILIGASIIITVILIISIGAYVYLQSSAANELTKAKKEKLAEVNAYFKPGSELMNTSFGKNARDELIKEINSAQSVDQVKSINVKAAYQKAWSQYQAYLQEQKRLEMERQLNQTKKEKIDQIEAQFSPLLAMPLPDDLKKKVVDSMKNLEEQIMNATSEDRVKSINADPYLLELWREYYYYLIDSIPTKNVILEKDNVKRIVSKADAKALLGGILDYRELTQYHVYKVEYVDIALVLPRSRINGAFLTPGDEVVLFAKNATDAPFREIVNGGYVELVLLPTQAGSISVSEAQSQTSSSSTTSSNQYSEQHNTQYTPGGNSITNGQAISDTYGNSQTSSQSASASYSYNVNLAEILKAIAAGKIQASEDVKEQLREYGWKIIDLEKESGMLVLDPNAQFLVILKVPSMFVPEVLSNQQYLYIAKVAG; encoded by the coding sequence ATGGTGGTGCTCAACGTGTCCGAGGATATTGAGGCTAAGATTCGCCGTCTTAGAGAGCTGGGTCGGGCCAGCGCGGAGTCAGAGACTCCCCAGCCGATCAAGACCCCTGTAAAGAAGCCCCCCAGGAGGCCCCGGCGTATAGGTAGTATCCGGGAAAAGGAAAGGAAAAAACGCATTCTTATAGGTGCCTCCATAATCATAACCGTGATCTTGATAATCTCAATAGGTGCTTACGTTTACCTGCAGAGCAGTGCCGCCAACGAACTCACCAAGGCAAAGAAGGAGAAGCTCGCCGAGGTCAACGCGTACTTTAAGCCGGGAAGCGAACTCATGAACACGAGTTTTGGAAAGAATGCCCGCGATGAGCTGATAAAGGAGATAAACTCAGCTCAGAGCGTTGATCAAGTCAAATCGATAAACGTTAAGGCCGCCTACCAAAAGGCCTGGAGTCAGTATCAGGCGTATCTCCAGGAGCAGAAACGTCTCGAGATGGAGCGTCAGCTCAACCAGACCAAGAAGGAGAAGATAGATCAGATAGAAGCCCAGTTCAGTCCTCTTCTCGCCATGCCACTGCCGGACGATCTCAAGAAGAAGGTCGTCGATTCGATGAAGAACCTCGAGGAACAAATCATGAACGCCACCAGCGAGGATCGGGTTAAATCGATAAACGCCGATCCCTACCTCCTGGAGCTCTGGAGGGAGTACTACTACTACCTCATCGACAGCATCCCCACCAAGAACGTCATCCTTGAGAAGGACAACGTCAAGAGGATCGTTAGCAAGGCGGATGCAAAGGCCCTCCTCGGCGGAATACTCGACTACAGGGAACTGACACAGTACCACGTGTATAAGGTTGAGTACGTGGACATAGCCCTCGTCCTCCCCAGGAGCAGGATAAACGGTGCCTTCCTTACACCAGGGGACGAGGTAGTGCTCTTCGCCAAGAACGCCACCGACGCGCCCTTCAGAGAGATAGTTAACGGGGGTTACGTCGAGCTCGTTCTCCTCCCGACCCAGGCAGGCTCCATATCCGTCAGCGAGGCTCAGAGTCAGACGAGCTCATCGAGCACCACTTCATCGAACCAGTACTCCGAGCAGCACAACACGCAGTACACTCCGGGTGGCAATTCCATAACCAACGGACAGGCCATCAGCGATACCTACGGTAACTCACAGACCTCCAGCCAGAGCGCTTCCGCGAGCTACAGCTACAACGTCAACCTCGCCGAGATCCTTAAGGCCATCGCGGCCGGCAAAATACAGGCCAGCGAGGACGTTAAGGAGCAGCTCAGGGAGTACGGATGGAAAATAATAGACCTCGAGAAGGAGTCCGGTATGCTCGTTCTGGATCCGAACGCGCAGTTCCTGGTGATACTGAAGGTGCCCTCCATGTTCGTACCGGAAGTGCTGTCCAACCAGCAGTACCTCTACATCGCTAAAGTAGCCGGCTGA